In Saccharicrinis fermentans DSM 9555 = JCM 21142, a genomic segment contains:
- the dnaB gene encoding replicative DNA helicase — MAEKRNYSNKKKSPNIDLEVGKMPPQALELEEAVLGALMLEKDAFTAVGEILKPECFYKDTHQKIYTAIQNLNSKDLPVDMLTVTQELRSLGLLEEVGGAYFITQLTGRVASAAHIEYHARIIWQKYLQREVIRISSEIQSKAFDEGYDVDDLLDESESAFFKLSQGNMKKGVTQINPVIDEAIEMIKIASQREDGLSGVPSGFHELDKITSGWQKTDMVVIAARPAMGKTAFVLSMARNMALQFKQGVAVFSLEMGNVQLVNRLIVSETELPAEKIKKGNLVSYEWEQLDHKIQNLIDAPIYVDDTPGLSVFELRAKCRKLKKEHDIQVVIIDYLQLMNANGMNPGSRQEEVSMISRNLKGLAKELNIPIIALSQLNRGVEGRAGAEGKRPQLSDLRESGAIEQDADMVCFIHRPEYYGITEDEQGNSLIGMGQIIIAKHRNGATGDVNLRFRGELARFENPDTGVFGADLGMDQGGQSITYGSKMNEPTGGDSFNQAPAGNNFGLPQFPESPHDKDMPF, encoded by the coding sequence ATGGCAGAAAAGAGAAATTATTCGAACAAAAAAAAATCACCTAATATTGATTTAGAGGTAGGAAAGATGCCACCTCAGGCTCTGGAGCTTGAAGAGGCCGTATTGGGTGCCCTGATGTTAGAAAAGGATGCTTTCACCGCTGTTGGCGAGATACTCAAACCCGAATGTTTCTATAAAGACACACACCAAAAAATATATACCGCAATACAGAACCTTAACTCAAAGGATTTACCTGTAGATATGTTAACCGTAACGCAAGAATTAAGAAGCTTAGGGCTATTGGAAGAGGTAGGTGGCGCTTATTTCATCACTCAACTAACTGGTAGGGTTGCGTCGGCCGCTCACATAGAGTATCATGCCAGAATCATATGGCAAAAATATCTGCAACGTGAAGTAATTCGCATTAGCTCAGAGATACAAAGCAAGGCCTTTGACGAAGGATATGATGTAGACGATCTTTTGGACGAATCGGAAAGTGCGTTCTTTAAGCTCAGCCAGGGTAATATGAAAAAAGGGGTTACGCAAATTAACCCTGTTATAGACGAAGCCATTGAGATGATCAAGATAGCTTCACAACGAGAAGATGGACTCAGCGGGGTTCCTTCTGGTTTTCACGAATTAGATAAGATAACCTCCGGTTGGCAAAAAACCGACATGGTAGTTATTGCAGCCCGTCCTGCCATGGGTAAAACAGCCTTTGTATTATCCATGGCCCGTAATATGGCCTTGCAATTCAAACAAGGTGTGGCCGTATTTTCGCTCGAAATGGGTAACGTACAATTAGTCAATCGTTTAATAGTATCTGAAACAGAATTACCTGCCGAAAAAATTAAGAAAGGAAATTTGGTCAGCTACGAATGGGAGCAACTGGATCATAAGATACAAAATCTGATTGATGCCCCCATCTATGTGGATGACACACCTGGCCTATCTGTTTTTGAATTAAGAGCCAAATGTAGAAAACTTAAAAAAGAACACGACATACAGGTGGTGATCATCGATTATCTTCAGTTGATGAACGCCAATGGTATGAATCCCGGTTCCAGACAGGAAGAAGTAAGTATGATATCCCGTAACCTAAAGGGGCTTGCTAAGGAGTTAAACATTCCTATCATTGCCTTATCTCAGCTTAACCGGGGTGTTGAAGGACGTGCCGGAGCCGAAGGTAAACGCCCTCAACTATCGGACCTTAGGGAATCAGGAGCAATTGAACAGGATGCCGACATGGTATGTTTTATTCACAGGCCTGAATACTATGGAATTACTGAAGACGAACAAGGCAACAGTCTGATCGGAATGGGACAAATTATCATTGCCAAACACCGTAACGGTGCCACAGGTGATGTGAACTTACGATTTAGAGGCGAACTGGCCCGATTCGAGAACCCTGACACAGGAGTGTTTGGTGCCGATCTGGGTATGGATCAGGGTGGACAATCCATCACTTACGGTTCTAAGATGAATGAACCCACAGGTGGAGATAGCTTTAATCAAGCTCCGGCTGGCAATAATTTTGGCTTACCTCAATTCCCTGAAAGTCCGCACGATAAAGACATGCCCTTTTAA